Proteins from a single region of Ananas comosus cultivar F153 linkage group 3, ASM154086v1, whole genome shotgun sequence:
- the LOC109707492 gene encoding uncharacterized protein LOC109707492, giving the protein MPTTRSGTAGAAEAAAAEEVETSVTSGSSELHELQDQLATLTELVTQQAAAARQQMDAARRQEDRMKRLEDLLLRQTTDREIPDSVPIAPERGTTVRAQSPVLDTPPVAPRAETRQETVVPPPVPVAAAGTVLPEMVGVEERERMMERLNEFRRCNPRVFDGEKADHWVVEKWLMHMEKLVQASNLSTYRDVVNRALIVEKGAEIMKKRDVVDRSKGKRPAVESSGQQSFRRPPNSEPGGPDNALSV; this is encoded by the exons ATGCCTACGACTCGTTCTGGAACCGCCGGGGCGGCTGAGGCGGCCGCTGCGGAAGAGGTAGAGACTTCCGTCACGTCGGGGTCCAGTGAGctccatgagttgcaggatcagcttgcGACGTTGACAGAGTTGGTTACTCAGCAGGCCGCGGCAGCACGACAGCAGATGGACGCTGCGCGTcgacaggaggacaggatgaagaggttagaggatctgTTACTGCGGCAGACGACCGACAGAGAGATTCCAGATTCTGTACCTATAGCACCAGAGAGGGGCAccacagtgagagcacagtcacctgtacttgacacacccccagtagctccgagggcagagacccgacaggagacagtagtaccaccaccagtacctgtagcagcagctgggacagtgttacccgagatggtgggggttgaggagcgagagcggatgatggaacgactgaatgaattccgtcgcTGCAACCCTCGTGTCTTTGATGGGGAGAAAGCAGATCATTGGGTGGTTGAAAAATGGttaatgcatatggagaa attggtccaggcgtcaaacctctccACTTACCGGGATGTAGTGAACCGGGCCTTGATCGTTGAGAAAGGGGCGGAGATTATGAAGAAAAGGGATGTTGTGGATCGAAGCAAAGGGAAGAGACCTGCAgttgagagcagtggtcagcagtCCTTTAGGAGACCCCCAAA ctccgagccagggggCCCTGACAACGCCTTATCAGTCTAG